The following coding sequences are from one Nicotiana tabacum cultivar K326 chromosome 1, ASM71507v2, whole genome shotgun sequence window:
- the LOC107829248 gene encoding uncharacterized protein LOC107829248, whose protein sequence is MATHTDFIKDITISKIQWKLKVRVVRLWEVPDRYNSDTTFSIKLVLQDEKGDQIQASIGKSVLHLFKTQLNELGLYVMANFIVCQNKEKFKTTKHNLRLTFTQRTTVAETSDPLFPMNIFDLRPYDQLINKVDVDVTELFDVMGEIVDFSEVKMHIQAGVSRKFMNVKLEDDE, encoded by the exons ATGGCTACTCATACTGATTTCATCAAGGATATAACAATTTCGAAAATAcaatggaagttgaaagttcggGTTGTTCGTCTGTGGGAAGTCCCGGATCGTTACAATTCAGACACTACTTTCTCCATTAAATTGGTTCTACAAGATGAAAAg GGCGATCAGATACAAGCTTCTATTGGCAAGTCAGTGCtgcatcttttcaaaacacaactTAATGAGCTTGGATTATATGTTATGGCGAACTTTATCGTTTGTCAAAATAAAGAGAAGTTCAAAACCACAAAACATAACTTAAGGCTCACATTTACTCAACGGACAACAGTGGCTGAAACATCTGATCCACTTTTCCCAATGAATATCTTTGATCTACGGCCATATGATCAATTGATAAATAAGGTTGACGTGGACGTTACTGAATTATTCG ATGTGATGGGAGAAATCGTCGATTTTAGTGAGGTAAAAATGCACATACAAGCTGGAGTTTCTAGGAAGTTTATGAATGTCAAACTAGAAGATGACGAGTAA